In Nicotiana tabacum cultivar K326 chromosome 17, ASM71507v2, whole genome shotgun sequence, one DNA window encodes the following:
- the LOC107775838 gene encoding homeobox-leucine zipper protein HAT7 isoform X2, with amino-acid sequence MLFSSTMAFVPSTAQETSSVNFRNHETANDDLPSSFPSHVFHSSCAPQQEFQGISPLLMRRAMSFDHNQELRVDDDMSDDDGSSHLLGEKKRRLNLEQVKALERSFEMGNKLEPERKMQLARALGLKPRQIAIWFQNRRARCKTKQLEKDYEILKRQCDKLKIDNDALKTQNKKLHSELQLLSLGNRESARDTPPILFNLNKENEGCNWNNNGSGDENNSTIDVNLGTTTTRTSSTNSPLNSHDVFPTAYKVEQTVNEEGFCNMFTNVEDQTNFWPLPVQQHFY; translated from the exons ATGCTTTTTAGTAGTACCATGGCTTTTGTTCCTTCTACAGCACAAGAAACTAGTTCTGTTAATTTTCGAAACCATGAAACAGCTAATGATGATCTCCCTTCCTCCTTCCCTAGTCATGTATTTCACTCTTCTTGTGCTCCTCAACAAGAATTTCAag GAATTTCACCGTTGTTAATGAGGAGAGCCATGTCATTTGATCATAATCAAGAATTGAGAGTGGACGACGACATGTCTGATGACGATGGCTCTTCACACTTACTTGGGGAGAAGAAGAGGAGGCTGAATTTGGAGCAAGTGAAGGCACTTGAGAGAAGTTTTGAGATGGGGAACAAGCTTGAGCCTGAGAGGAAAATGCAACTGGCTAGAGCTCTAGGATTGAAACCCAGGCAGATTGCAATATGGTTCCAGAACAGAAGAGCTAGGTGTAAGACTAAGCAATTGGAGAAAGATTACGAAATCTTGAAGCGACAATGTGATAAACTTAAGATTGATAATGATGCACTCAAGACTCAAAACAAAAAACTTCACTCTGAG TTGCAGTTATTGAGTCTGGGAAACAGAGAATCAGCTAGAGATACACCACCAATATTATTTAATCTGAACAAGGAAAACGAAGGGTGTAATTGGAACAACAATGGAAGTGGTGATGAGAACAACAGTACTATAGATGTAAATCTTGGAACCACaacaacaagaacatcatcaacaaACAGCCCACTCAACAGCCATGATGTTTTTCCAACAGCTTATAAAGTAGAGCAAACTGTCAATGAAGAAGGATTTTGCAACATGTTCACCAATGTGGAAGATCAGACCAATTTTTGGCCATTGCCAGTGCAGCAACACTTTTACTAA
- the LOC107775838 gene encoding homeobox-leucine zipper protein HAT7 isoform X1 has translation MLFSSTMAFVPSTAQETSSVNFRNHETANDDLPSSFPSHVFHSSCAPQQEFQGISPLLMRRAMSFDHNQELRVDDDMSDDDGSSHLLGEKKRRLNLEQVKALERSFEMGNKLEPERKMQLARALGLKPRQIAIWFQNRRARCKTKQLEKDYEILKRQCDKLKIDNDALKTQNKKLHSELLSLGNRESARDTPPILFNLNKENEGCNWNNNGSGDENNSTIDVNLGTTTTRTSSTNSPLNSHDVFPTAYKVEQTVNEEGFCNMFTNVEDQTNFWPLPVQQHFY, from the exons ATGCTTTTTAGTAGTACCATGGCTTTTGTTCCTTCTACAGCACAAGAAACTAGTTCTGTTAATTTTCGAAACCATGAAACAGCTAATGATGATCTCCCTTCCTCCTTCCCTAGTCATGTATTTCACTCTTCTTGTGCTCCTCAACAAGAATTTCAag GAATTTCACCGTTGTTAATGAGGAGAGCCATGTCATTTGATCATAATCAAGAATTGAGAGTGGACGACGACATGTCTGATGACGATGGCTCTTCACACTTACTTGGGGAGAAGAAGAGGAGGCTGAATTTGGAGCAAGTGAAGGCACTTGAGAGAAGTTTTGAGATGGGGAACAAGCTTGAGCCTGAGAGGAAAATGCAACTGGCTAGAGCTCTAGGATTGAAACCCAGGCAGATTGCAATATGGTTCCAGAACAGAAGAGCTAGGTGTAAGACTAAGCAATTGGAGAAAGATTACGAAATCTTGAAGCGACAATGTGATAAACTTAAGATTGATAATGATGCACTCAAGACTCAAAACAAAAAACTTCACTCTGAG TTATTGAGTCTGGGAAACAGAGAATCAGCTAGAGATACACCACCAATATTATTTAATCTGAACAAGGAAAACGAAGGGTGTAATTGGAACAACAATGGAAGTGGTGATGAGAACAACAGTACTATAGATGTAAATCTTGGAACCACaacaacaagaacatcatcaacaaACAGCCCACTCAACAGCCATGATGTTTTTCCAACAGCTTATAAAGTAGAGCAAACTGTCAATGAAGAAGGATTTTGCAACATGTTCACCAATGTGGAAGATCAGACCAATTTTTGGCCATTGCCAGTGCAGCAACACTTTTACTAA